CCCAAAAAGATTCTTGGGGGAAGCCTGCACTTGCAGGTTCGTACTGCCATTGAGCGGATCGATCTTCTCCGTCAGTGACGCGCCCAAGCGGCCGAATGGCCGAGTGAGCATCGCGACCACCGAACTATGCGGTCCGGACGTTGAATTCGTATCCCGCTCGACCGTAACCGCAAGACTAAATGTTTTCGCGATCGTGCTCGAAGCTGTCAGCGCGATCTGCGACGAGGCTCCGCCGTCTCTGTCGCCCCGGCGAAAGATCTGCAAACCGACTGACTGCCGCCCGAGCTGCGCCGTCAGGAATCCGGTAATCGCGCTGGTCGCACGGTCCGCCGACGGCGACTGGCTGATGTTGGCGTAGCTGCTCGACTGCGTAAGCAGCGTCACGCCGCCGCCGAAGCGCGGCGCGGCGTAGCTATAGCCGAGCGAGAGCGCGCCGCCCGTCAAGCCGGCCGCATGACTTGCGCCGAGTGCAAGATGCAGCAACCCGGGCTTCAACCGCAGATCGAAAACCGGGCCGAAACTTACGAGACCGCTGGACGCTTCGAATCGTCCGCCCGCGGTGAAAAGATTGCTCACGCCGAGCCGGTAATGCCCCATGACCGCACCCGGCCCATACCTGTCGCCGTCTTGAAACGCGTTGTTGCGCACCAAACCGGCCGCGTATTCAAAGTCGCTCGTTCCGCGAATCAGAAGATCGGAGCTGATATACGATGACTGCGTATAGGTCTGCGTGTGACCGAAAGCGTCGGTGACGACCACTTGCGTCGTCGCGCTTCCGCTGGCTACGGGCAACCGCGTGAGATCGAAGTTGCCCGGCGAGAGATCGATGCGGCTCGTCAAGACGCCGTTAACGTAGATGTCCGCGGTGGACGGCGATGTAACCGCGCCGCTGAATCCAGGCAACGGGTAATGAATGGCGTACGGATCGAGATCGAAAGCGCGCGCGCTGGCAATGCCGCCTATAAAAGTCGAGCCGCCTAAGTCGCCGGTCGACTCCACGAAATCGCCGTACACTTGGCGCACGGAGCGCAGCCGGTCATCGTTCTCGAAGTACGTCAAGCCGCGATGCGCCGATGCGCCGGTCGCGAAGTTGAAAGAATCGTACAGCACGTGTGAACCCCGGTTTATTCCCGTTTCCAGAAATGCGTTGGCGTCACCGGCGCTGGTCCGGCTCGCCGAGTAGTTCACATACGCGCTGCGAGAACCGGTGTACTCAACGTTCGCGGGGCGGGCGCGAACGAGGTCGAGTTGGATCGACGGCAAGAACTTCGGCTGCACCGTGACGTCGAGCGAGAGCGAATCTTCATTTAAATTGTAAACGACAGCGGGCGCAAGTGAGGCCAACGACACAAAAACCTGGCCGCGAATCGTTTCGCGCTTACCGCCCAATCCGTGGATGCCGCCTTGCTCCAATGCGTCGATCGGAACGAGCACGTCCTTGTCGCGCAGAATCGCAACGGTTTCCCCTTGATCGAGCGTGTTGACGTGCAAGGTCACGAACGCTCGCAAATCCGCCGCCCTAACGGGCGGCGGACAAACAAGGCAGAGAAACGCGAAGAGGAGGCTTAGCGCGCCGAGGTGGTACCGCACTGCTTACGCACTCCTGCGAACGTTTCTCCGAAACGCCCCGCATCGGTGCGTACCTGAACCGAGAGCGATGACAGCGCCGCGCAGCGCGCCGCTGAGATCGGAACGACAAAATGGCGCGTGCCGCCGGCCAGCACATACCATCCGGTGATGTTTTGCGAGAACAACTGCGCACCCGCGCCGCTTTTCCCGCTGATGACCACGCTCTGAATCGAGAAGTGCGTGTTGCCCGTATTGACAACGTCGAAGTTCACGGCGCCCTTTTGAACCGATCCGCTGCGAACGGCTCCGGAAACAACCGGCGACCCGGCCGGCCGCAGGAAGACCGGGACTCCGACTTTCAACAGCAGCGTCACTTGTGCCCGGCCTTTGGGTCCCAGAACGCTTTGCAGCGACGGCAGTTCTTCCATGAAAACGCGGTACGTTTTTTCGGTCGGACCTTGAGGCATGGTCACGCCTACGCGGACGCGCTTGGTCTCGCCCGGATCGAGCGAGAGCAGTTGCGGGAAATACACCAGCTGGTCCGTCTTGGCCAGCTCTACCTGCCCCGACCGGCTTTGCGACCAGGAGAACCCGGTCACCTGAAGGCGCAGTTTTTGCGTCGTCTGGTTGGTCACGGCAATTGATGCACTGGAGTTGGTCTTCTCGAGCGTGATGATGATCGGATCGACGGAGAAGGTCGCGGCCTTCACGGCTCCGCCCAATGCCAAACATGCTCCGAGGAATAATGCAAGCGCTCGCGCGCTAAAAGTTAATCGTTGCGACATAATCTCCACTGGAATTCGGCGCTGGGGTTGCGCCTCCGCCCGTCAGCGGAAGCTGCACGTACTGGACGGTCACCAAAGGCTTCGTCTGGTTCGGTGACATCGTCTGGGCTAGCATGTTCGATATCTGGTCCGCCAGTCCATTCGCTATCTCCGTCGTGGTCATAGGGGCAGGCGTTGCGGCCGGCGAGGCGCCCGGCCGTGGTGAGGACCCGGAAGCGGGCACCGGCGTGGGTCCGACGGGCGCGAGCGTCGGAGACGGTGTCGGAACGGTGATGGTGGACGGGATCGAAATCGTCACGCTGTTCGGGACGCGCACGCCCACGCGTATAGGGACCGTAAGCACGGTGGCGATAACAAGTGCGGCGACAGCCACGGATTGCATCAGAAATTCACCAGTGCTGTCAGCGTGTCGCTATAGTCGCCCGGCGTTGCCGCAGTGGCGCCTAAGACGCGTCCGTAGAGTGTGATCTTCACAGGTTGACTGGTGGCCGCCACGTAGGTAACGGTCTGCGTGCGGTTCCACACAACCGAACGCGCGGCGGCCGTGTAGATCTCGTAGAACACCGCGCCGTTTCCGCCGGCCGTTCGCATGGTCCGGTGCGTGCCGTTGTAGTACTGGCCGTTGTCGAGCGCTATCGAAACGCCGGCCGATCCTTTTGTGCACTGGATCTGCAGCGCATCGACCTGCGCGTCAACCGTTCCGTTCGAACTCGGATCGTACGTTCCAAAGTCTATTCCTTGCGGTGATTGCAACGCGCAATTCGCGGCCACGGCCGTCTTCACCGTAAGGGTAGACTTCGACGTGCTGTCGGCGCCCATCAACGCCACGGCGAACATGCTTGCAATCAAGATCGGCGCAAGCTGCTTCATTAGAAATTCACCGTCGCCGTTACCGAATCGGTATAGCTCGCCGCCGTGTAAGCATCTTGACCGCCGGGTATGCGCCCGTATACCGGCAGGTTTACGGTAGCCATGCTGGTTGACGTATAGCTGACGGAGTTCGTCGTATTCCATACCGTCGTTCGGCCGGAGGTTGTGTAGATTTCATACTGGAGCGTGTGCGACGCTCCGTCGACCATAAACCGCGTGGAACCGACGGCGTGCAGGCCCAGATTCAATGTGACCGTCACACCCGGCGCGCCGCGCGTGCATGCCACGGCGAGCGCGTTCGGAGCAACGTCGAGAGCCGCCGTGTTGTTCGTCACGACCGGGTCGTACGAGCCGAAGTTCAATGGCGTCGGGCTGGTCACCGTGCACTTCGCAATCACCGTTGTGGAGATCGCCATGTTCGTGCTTTGAGGACTGGCCCCGCTCCCCAGAAGAACGACGGCAAGGACCAGCCGGCTAGTAATAGACCGTGGCAACGACGGAATCCGTGTAGACGCCGACGACCGCGTCCTGCCCGCCCGGCACCCTGCCGTAAATGCTGATCGTGGCCCTGCCGCCCGTGACCGTTTCCGTGACCGGGGAGGTCCAGGGCGTATCGGCCGAGCGATCGCTGCCGGAAGCATAGATGTTGTAGTTCAAGTAGCTGCTCCCGTTGACCATGCAGCGCTGCGGCGAGGGCCCGCAGTGGCCGCCCGATGCGTTGGTTCCCAAATCGAAACCCAGCCTTACGTTACTGTCGATTGCGCAGTTCACAGTAATCGTTGTCGACGAGTCCAAACTCGCAGTTGCGTTTGTGGTGATCGGGTTGTACGTTCCGAAGTCCAGCGTGGGACTGCTGGCCGTGCAGTTCTGGTTGACCGTCGCATTGACGCTGAGATTTCCCGTGGCTGAACCCGAGGCTTCGGTGAGTACGGGAATGAGGATCGCAAGGGCGCCGAACAGCGCGGCAATCGCGCGCTCGCGCATTAGTAATTAACGGTCGCGACTACTGTGTCGGAGTAGGTGTCGACGTTCACGTCCTGGGTGGGTGGAACGCGTCCATAAATCGTCACGCTGGTCGGCGTCGTAATGCCGCCGGTGACGCTTTCGGAGATGGCCGTGGTCCAGACCGAACTGTGGCCGCTATCGCTGTAGAGCTGATAGTTCAAATAGTTGCTGTGCACGGCGCCGACCAAGCAGCGTTGCGGAGCGGCGCAGCCTGTAGGCGCGTTAGCCGAGTTTCCAAAACCGAGCGTGATGCCGGTCGCACCCTTGGTGCACGTCACCGTAATCGTCGTCGTTGCGTCGAGATTTGCGGAGTTATTCGTAACGACGGGATCGTAGGAGCCGAAAGCTAGAGTCGGGCTCGAGAGAATGCATTTCTGAGCTACGCTGGCCGTGACGGTGAGCGTACCGGTTGAAGAACCGGCGTCGACGGTGCGTGGGATCACCATTACAGCTGCTGCGAAAACCGCAGCAGCTGTAACATTAGCGATCCGGAAAAACCGGCGTGCTCTCACGGAATGCGTCTCAGTTCTTCTGCGAGGACGCTTAGTAGTTTACGGTTGCGACGAGGGTATCTGAGTAGGAGCCCGTCGGCACCGCTTGGCCGGCCGGAATTCTACCGTAGATCGTGAACGCGCCGGTGCTCGTTTCGGCAGTCGTCGACGTGCCGGTCAAGCCGAACAGCGTCGTGCGTGCTGAATCCGAGTACACGTTGTACGCCAGATAATTCGAGCCGGTCTTCAAGCAGCGATTGTTCGCGTCGGCACCGCCCGAAGCGGTATCGCACGAGCTGCCCGAGTTCGCACCGGTGCTGAAGCTGACCGAAGCCGGGCTTCCGCCGTTCGTGCAGGCGATCGTCATCGAGCCCGTGCCATCGTTCGGGTTCGCGTCGGCGCGATCGTAACCGGTAAAGGTGAGTGCGCTGGTCTGCGAGATCGTGCAGGTCGATGCGACGGTCGCTGAAACGCTGAGGTTGCCCGTCGAAGATCCGGCGAACGCATATGTTCCGCTAAATGCAATCGTTAGGGCAAGCGCTGAGCCGGCTGCCATGAGCATCCGGCGGGTGGAACTGAAACGCATTAAAAAATCTCCGTAAGAGAAATTGAGTGACGTAACGGCCGAACCCCCGAACGGCTCTTCGATAGTTTATAGCATAAGAGGTGCGTCCTACAAACGCCTTAAGCAGGCAAGCGCCGAATATTTTACGGCTCCTTAATTGTCAGCCACTACCTCGCGGATAAACGCTCTGTAAGCTCTGTGTTAGCGAGACCCAAAGGTCCTTAAACAACAGTGCCATCCCTGCGACAAAGCTCGGAATGACACTGTGCTTAAATGGGTCTAAAACGACGTCTGGAGAGCTAAGCGACCTAGCGGACGGCTAGATTAGAACTCTTCCTCCGGCTGCTGTTCCCGGAAGGGCTCGGGTTCTTCGCCTTCACCTATTGGAAACGTGGGAGGCTCGACCGCCGGCTCCTCTTCCTCCTCGAGGACGTAGCCCTGCTCTTCTTCGTCGGCTTCATCAGCCGGCTCGGCGTCAGGCTCGAGTTCTTCGATGACGTCGATCGCTCGCGCGCCCGGCACTTGCGTGTCGGCGTCGGCGGTCGCCATGGCGCCACCCACGGGTCCGCTGACAATCGGTTTGGAGTCGTCGATCTCTTCCTCTTCCTCTTCCTCTTCCGGAATTTCGGCTTCGCCCGTCACCGCCGATGCGCGCTGCGCCTCGGCTTCGCGTTGCGCGGCCGCAGTCTGCGTCATGCGCGGATCTTCGTCGCCCATCAGCAACCCGATCTCTTGCGCGCGTTCGCCGACGTCATCGTCGGAGATCTTGATCTCGACCTCTTCGCGGTTCTCCGTCAACACTTTGACGTCGAGCGCCAGCGATTGCAGCTCTTTGATCAGCACCTTAAACGACTCCGGCACGCCCGGCTCCATGACGTTCTCGCCCTTGACGATCGCCTCGTACGTTTTTACGCGGCCGACCACGTCGTCGGACTTGACCGTGAGCAGCTCTTGCAGCGTGTAGGCTGCGCCGTACGCTTCGAGCGCCCAGACTTCCATTTCACCGAACCGCTGGCCGCCGAACTGCGCCTTGCCGCCCAGCGGCTGCTGGGTGATCATCGAGTACGGACCGGTCGAGCGCGCGTGGATCTTGTCGTCGACCAAGTGCGCGAGCTTCAACATATAAATGTAGCCCACGGTAATCGGCCGGCTGAAACGATCGCCCGTGCGGCCGTCGCGTAGCCACGTCTTGCCGTCTTCGGGCAAGCCCGCGTCCTGCAGCCACTCGGTAATGTCTTCGGCGTGCGCGCCGTCGAAGACGGGCGTCGAAACGTACATGCCCAGCATGCGCGCCGCCCAGCCCAGATGCGTCTCCATGATCTGTCCCAGATTCATGCGCGACGGAACGCCCAGCGGGTTGAGCACGATGTCGACCGGCGTACCGTCTTCCAGGTACGGCATGTCTTCCTCGGGCAGCACTTTGGCGATCACGCCCTTGTTGCCGTGGCGTCCGGCCATCTTGTCGCCTTGCAGAATCTTACGCTTCTGCGCCACGTAGACGCGCACCAAATGATTGACGCCGGGCGAGAGTTCGTCGCCGTTCTCGCGCGAGAAGACCTTGACGTCGATGATCTTGCCCTTCTCGCCGTGCGGAACTTTCAGCGAGGTGTCGCGCACTTCGCGCGATTTCTCGCCGAAGATCGCGCGCAGCAAACGCTCTTCCGCGGTCAACTCGGTCTCGCCCTTGGGCGTGACTTTACCGACCAGGATGTCTTCCGGACGCACTTCAGCGCCGATGCGCACGATGCCGCGCTCGTCGAGATCCTTGAGCGAATCCTCGCCGACGTTGGGAATGTCGCGCGTGATCTCTTCGGGGCCCAGCTTGGTGTCGCGGGCCTCGCACTCGTACTCCTCGATGTGAATCGAGGTGAAGCGATCGTCCTTGACCATGCGCTCGCTGATCAGGATCGCGTCTTCGTAGTTGTAGCCTTCCCACGGCATGAAACCGACCAGGACGTTTTGTCCTAGCGCCAGCTCGCCGTCGTCCGACGATGGTCCGTCCGCGAGAATCTGCCCGCTGGTCACGCGTTCGCCCGGCAACACGATCGGCCGCTGGTTGATGCACGTGCCGGCGTTGCTGCGCGTAAACTTCAGCAAGTCGTAGGTTTTCTCGATGCCGTCGCCGTTCTTCACGACGACCGACTTGGAATCGACCGCCATCACTTCGCCCGGCTCGTCCGCCACGATCAGCGAACCCGAATCCTTGGCGGCGCGGTACTCCATGCCGGTGCCGACGATCGGCGCTTGCGGCTGCAAGAGCGGAACCGCCTGACGCTGCATGTTGGCGCCCATGAGCGCGCGGTTTGCGTCGTCGTGTTCCAGGAACGGAATCAATGCGGTCGCCACCGAGACGATCTGTTTCGGCGAAACGTCCATCAACTGCACGCGCAGCGCGGGCTCTTCGATGTACTCTTCCGCGTAGCGGCAGACGACGGATTCCGAGGTGATGCGGCCCTTCTCGTCGAGCGGCGTGTTGGCTTGCGCGATGATGTATTCGTCTTCGCGATCCGCGGTCAGGTACACGATCTCATCGGTCACGTTGCCGTCGCGCGCGACGCGGTAAGGCGTTTCGATGAAGCCGAACTTGTTGACGCGTCCGTAGGTCGCCAGCGAGCCGATCAAGCCGATGTTCGGGCCTTCCGGCGTTTCGATCGGGCAGATGCGGCCGTAATGCGAGTGATGGACGTCGCGGACTTCGAAGCCGGCGCGTTCGCGCGACAGGCCGCCCGGGCCGAGCGCCGAGAGGCGCCGCTTGTGCGTCAGCTCCGCCAGCGAGTTGGTTTGGTCCATGAACTGCGAGAGCTGCGACGATCCGAAGAACTCCTTAATCGCAGCCACCACGGGCCGGATGTTGATCAGCGCCTGCGGGGTGACGGTTTCAATGTCTTGCACCGTCATGCGCTCGCGCACGACGCGCTCCAAGCGGAGCAAACCGACGCGGAATTGATTCTGCAGCAGTTCGCCGACCGAGCGGATGCGGCGGTTGCCCAGATGATCGATGTCGTCCTTGCCCACTTGGCCGGTGCCGACTTTGATCAAACGGCGGATGACCGCGATCATGTCTTCGCGCGTCAGGCTGCGCTTGCCGATCGGCGGCATCTGCAGACCCGCGTCCTTGTACTCGTCGACGAATACGCTGGGCGTCTCGCCGCGCGTCTCCGGATTCGGATTGTCGATGCGGTACTGGAACTTGCCGTTGAGTTTATAGCGGCCGACGCCTGCGAGATCGTAGCGCTTGTCGTCGAAGAACAGCGACTCGAGCAGCTTCTCGGCGTTTTCCGCATTCTCAGGCTCGCCGGGACGCAGCTTCTTGTAGATCTCCTTGAGCGCGTCTTCGCGCGTCTTGACGTCCTTGTCTTTTTCGATCGAGTTGCGCACCAGCGGCGAGTCGTCGAACAGCTTCAGAATCGCTTCGTCGCTCTCCCACTCGAAGCCGAGGTCGGGACGCGACAGCGCGCGCACGAATGTCGAGACGTAAATCTTGCGGTTCTTGTCGATGCGAACGCCGATCGTACCCTCGGTCTCGTCGTTCTTGGTGCCGTTGTCGGTTTCGAACTCGATCCACGCACCGCGGTTCGGAATGATCGTGGCGTTGTACGTCGGGCGGCCGTTGGTGTCGGTGTCCTGATTGTAGTACACGCCCGGCGAACGCACGAGTTGGCTCACGATCACGCGCTCCGCGCCGTTGATCATGAACGTGCCCTTGTTGGTCATGAGCGGAAAGTCGCCCATGAAAATCTCTTGGTCGGGAATGCCTTTAATTTCGCCCGACTCGGCGGTGATCAGGCGCACGCGCACGCGCAGCGGCGCGCTGTAGGTCATGTCGCGTTCGCGGCACTCCTCAACGGAATACTTGGGCTCACCCAGGCTGTGTTCGCCGAACTCGAGCACCAGGTTGCCGGTGAAATCTTTGATCGGCGAGATCGAAGCAAACGCCTCGGCCAAGCCTTCGGTCTTGAACCACTCGAAGCTGGCCATCTGCAGCTCGATGAGATTGGGCACTTCCAGGACGTGCGGAATCTTCGCGAAGCTTACGCGCTCGCGTTTGGGTCCCGTGTCGGGCTGCTGTTCGACCGTGAACGCGCCCGTCGGCATCGGGAAGGTGCTGGATTGTACGGTTCCGGGAGCGCCGTCGACCTGGCCGGCCCTGCGCTTCGACCTTCCTTCTAAAGGCTCTGGGCTGCGGCTGCGCCTCGGCTTAGAAGGGGACTTAGGAGCCGTCGCTTTCGCCATTCGTTATCTCTCTCTTCGGGTGTTATATAAGGAAGGAACCGGTTGGGCCTGAGACCTGAGCACGCGAAAAAGAACGACGCCGACCACCCCGCTCGTGGTGACTCGTTCTTTCTTTTATATGCCTAGCGGCCAGGGCACAGGCGAATAGTATAACACCCGCCCAAAGCTCCTACAACCCTCCGGGAGGGGAGTTATTCGGGGGCCGGGGCCAGGCGGTGGCGGCTGGGCGGCTTCCTGAGGCGGCGGACGCGATCGAAGAGATGTCCGCCCAAGAGCAGGACGAACAGCCAAGCGATCGGCAGCAAGGCTGCAAAAAAGGAAATTTCCTCAACCACAAAGGGTTGGTGGTGCCGCGACATGTCAGGGGGAGTTTATCACACGCTTGCCCGGCGTGACAAGGCAGAAAGTGTGGTATGAACGTTAAGTAGGGAGTTGTACGGAAGGGCGGCCCACCACCCCATGCAGTGGTCCATTGACTCAGCAGACGCCTATTCGGTCGCAAGCGTCCGGAGAAGCGTGATCGACGAACTGCAGCAGGGTGCCGGCCCGGCCGCGGATCTGTTCACACTTGAAGTCGTCCTCGGCGAGCTGCTCGCCGCTGAGATGGAGCGCGGGCACCTCGCCCTGGCGGTCTCCCTCGAAAGCAACGAAGCCGGCCCCGCCGTTCATATTTATGCGCAAGGGCCGCCCGCCATCAGCAAAGACAACAACGAGTTCCGCCGCGCCATTCTGTTGAACACGCGCGTTCCGCTTACGATCGAAGCGAGCGCGCAAGGGACGCACATGACGCTGCGCATGCCGCCGGAGGCGTCGGCCGACGCCCTCTTCCGTTCGCGCTCGTCCGAGACATATCACCGCGCGCAGGAGATTAGCCGCCGCTATACCTACTAGGCCGCCATGAACCGCGTCGCGGCCTTTTTCACGCGGGTCTTCGAATACGCCGTTCCCGATCCGTATATCTACGCGGTCGCGTTAACGCTGTTGACCGCGCTGCTGGCTTTTATCTTTGCGCCGCACCACGCGCCGGTCGAGCTCTTGAGCTCCTGGTACAAAGGCATCTTCGACATCCTCGCTTTCGCGCTGGAGATGATCCTGATTCTCGTCACCGGTTATGCGCTGGCGAGCAGTGCGCCGGTCGCGCGCGCTTTGCAGTGGCTGGCGGCGCAGCCGCGCTCGGGGAAGGGCGCCGTTACGCTGACGTTTCTGGTCTCGGCCTGCGCGTGCTGGCTGAACTGGGGCTTCGGGCTGGTCGTCGCCGGATTGCTGTCGCGCGAGATTGCCAAGCGCATGCGCATCGATTTCGGCTGGCTCGTCGCGGCCGCGTATAGCGGATTTCTGATTTGGGCGAGCGGCTTGTCCAGTTCGATCGCGCTCGCGCAAGCCACCCCCGGAAGCAAACTCAACATCGTGCAGTCCGTCACGGGCCAGGTCTTGCCGCTCAGCGCGACGATTTTCACGGCCTTCAATCTTGTTCCGGTGCTTGCGCTGCTTGTTATCCTACCGTTTGTTTTGCGCGCACTTGAACCGAGCGACGTGGTGGAGGCGCGCGCCGCACTCGGCAACACTAGTGTCATGGTGAGCCCGTCGAACCACGACCGAGCACTGCCGCAGGCAGGTGACGAGGTCAAGCACACCCTCGCCTCCGCGCTGGAAAATGCGTGGATTTTGAACGTCGTCATCGCGGCGGCTGGGCTGGGATATATCGGCTGGACTTGGGCAACGGCGGGCTTTTCACTCGACATAAACTCGGTGATCTTCATCTTCTTTTGCTTGGGGCTGCTGCTGCATTGGCGGCCGATTGCATACGTTGCGGCGGTGAACGACGCCGCGCGCATCACCGGGCCGCTAATCTTGCAGTATCCGCTGTACGGCGGAATCATGGGCATGATGACGGCAACGGGTTTAGCCGGCGTAATCGCGCAGTGGTTCGTTGCATTTTCCAGCGCCGCGACGTTGCCGTTTTGGAGTTACGTCAGCTCGATCGTGATCAGCCTCTTCGTACCGAGCGGCGGCGGACACTGGGCAGTGCAGGGACCTTTCGCAGTTCCGGCCGCCGTCAAAATGCACGCTTCGCTGCCGGCGACAGCGATGGGCGTGGCCATCGGAGAACAAGTTGCCAACATGATCCAGCCGTTCTGGGCGTTGCCCGTGCTGGCAATCGCGGGCGTCGGACTGCGCCGCGTGATGGCGTTCACGGTGGTGAGTTTTGCTATTGCGTTTGTCGTATTTGCGTTAGCGCTGTTGCTGCTGATTCCGCGCTAGGATGTTTTCCGCGGTCGTCCTAGCCGCGGCGTTGACGCCGCTGCAGATCTTCTTCCACGCCGAGGACACGTGGGAGGCGCGGAAGCTGCCGCCTTTTGTAGCGTTCGATACCGCGATCACGCATCGCACGGCCGGCGGCGCGATTACGCAGGGCAGCGAGCACGTGATCTTGCGCACCTTCGATCATTGGTGTTCGACGATCGAGGTCGATCAAGGTGCAGCCGAACCGAAGACCAGCCGCGGCTTGAACTGCTTAGGGCCGGCGTATTCGCCGCTCGGATTCAATATTTCATCGGTCTATCCGGCCAGCACCCAGCCGGACCCGTTCGTTCCGTCGCAGCTTCCCGTAATCGCGCACGTTCGCGCCATCCACTACGACGTGACGTTCGCGGACGAACAAACCATCGACGGTGCGCTCGCGTACCATTTACTGCTGCGGCCGCTCGGTTCGCCCGAACATTACCCGCTGCGAGCGCTCTGGGTTGATGAGAGCGATTTCCAAGTTCGCAGATTAACCTACGCGGAAAACCCGAGCGGCTGGAGCGCTTCGATCGACTATTCGTTCAAGCCGTACGGACCGCAAGGCATTTGGTGGATCTCACAGATCGATGCAAGCTGGCAGCCGGGGCAACATTTAAACGAGCCTGCTTTTACAAGCACGCTCGTTTTGCACAATGTGAGTTTTCCTTCGGTTTAGAGGCGGCTCCAGGACGTCGTGTTGCGCGTGCAGTGCCAAGAAGCGTGCAGCGACAGACTGAGCGCCGGATGGCGCAGCGCCGGAATGTGCGCGGCCACCTTGACGGCTTTGACTTTGCGAAAACGCGGTGCGCTGCCCAAGACCGAGCGTCCCTTGCGGGTCCGTGCCATCGGTTTTGGCGCAAGCAGCATGGTCATCTGGGACAGCTATTATAGCAGGGCAGCCCAAGAGGCGGCCTTATGAGAGCCGTTCCCGGCCGTGCGGCGAGGTCAGATCGAGTACCGGACCGATCGGGACGATGCGCGTCGGGTTAATCTCGGTGTGCGTCACGTAATAGTGGCGCTTGATGTGATCGAAGTTCACAGTTTCCGCAATGCCGGGGATCTGATACAGATCGCGCAAGTAACCCCAGAGGTTGGGATAGTCCACGATGCGGCGCAGATTGCACTTGAAATGGCCGTAATAGACCGCGTCAAAGCGGATCAGCGTGACGAAGAGCTTCCAATCGGTCTCGACCG
This Candidatus Rubrimentiphilum sp. DNA region includes the following protein-coding sequences:
- a CDS encoding TIGR00366 family protein, with the protein product MNRVAAFFTRVFEYAVPDPYIYAVALTLLTALLAFIFAPHHAPVELLSSWYKGIFDILAFALEMILILVTGYALASSAPVARALQWLAAQPRSGKGAVTLTFLVSACACWLNWGFGLVVAGLLSREIAKRMRIDFGWLVAAAYSGFLIWASGLSSSIALAQATPGSKLNIVQSVTGQVLPLSATIFTAFNLVPVLALLVILPFVLRALEPSDVVEARAALGNTSVMVSPSNHDRALPQAGDEVKHTLASALENAWILNVVIAAAGLGYIGWTWATAGFSLDINSVIFIFFCLGLLLHWRPIAYVAAVNDAARITGPLILQYPLYGGIMGMMTATGLAGVIAQWFVAFSSAATLPFWSYVSSIVISLFVPSGGGHWAVQGPFAVPAAVKMHASLPATAMGVAIGEQVANMIQPFWALPVLAIAGVGLRRVMAFTVVSFAIAFVVFALALLLLIPR
- the rpoB gene encoding DNA-directed RNA polymerase subunit beta — encoded protein: MPTGAFTVEQQPDTGPKRERVSFAKIPHVLEVPNLIELQMASFEWFKTEGLAEAFASISPIKDFTGNLVLEFGEHSLGEPKYSVEECRERDMTYSAPLRVRVRLITAESGEIKGIPDQEIFMGDFPLMTNKGTFMINGAERVIVSQLVRSPGVYYNQDTDTNGRPTYNATIIPNRGAWIEFETDNGTKNDETEGTIGVRIDKNRKIYVSTFVRALSRPDLGFEWESDEAILKLFDDSPLVRNSIEKDKDVKTREDALKEIYKKLRPGEPENAENAEKLLESLFFDDKRYDLAGVGRYKLNGKFQYRIDNPNPETRGETPSVFVDEYKDAGLQMPPIGKRSLTREDMIAVIRRLIKVGTGQVGKDDIDHLGNRRIRSVGELLQNQFRVGLLRLERVVRERMTVQDIETVTPQALINIRPVVAAIKEFFGSSQLSQFMDQTNSLAELTHKRRLSALGPGGLSRERAGFEVRDVHHSHYGRICPIETPEGPNIGLIGSLATYGRVNKFGFIETPYRVARDGNVTDEIVYLTADREDEYIIAQANTPLDEKGRITSESVVCRYAEEYIEEPALRVQLMDVSPKQIVSVATALIPFLEHDDANRALMGANMQRQAVPLLQPQAPIVGTGMEYRAAKDSGSLIVADEPGEVMAVDSKSVVVKNGDGIEKTYDLLKFTRSNAGTCINQRPIVLPGERVTSGQILADGPSSDDGELALGQNVLVGFMPWEGYNYEDAILISERMVKDDRFTSIHIEEYECEARDTKLGPEEITRDIPNVGEDSLKDLDERGIVRIGAEVRPEDILVGKVTPKGETELTAEERLLRAIFGEKSREVRDTSLKVPHGEKGKIIDVKVFSRENGDELSPGVNHLVRVYVAQKRKILQGDKMAGRHGNKGVIAKVLPEEDMPYLEDGTPVDIVLNPLGVPSRMNLGQIMETHLGWAARMLGMYVSTPVFDGAHAEDITEWLQDAGLPEDGKTWLRDGRTGDRFSRPITVGYIYMLKLAHLVDDKIHARSTGPYSMITQQPLGGKAQFGGQRFGEMEVWALEAYGAAYTLQELLTVKSDDVVGRVKTYEAIVKGENVMEPGVPESFKVLIKELQSLALDVKVLTENREEVEIKISDDDVGERAQEIGLLMGDEDPRMTQTAAAQREAEAQRASAVTGEAEIPEEEEEEEEIDDSKPIVSGPVGGAMATADADTQVPGARAIDVIEELEPDAEPADEADEEEQGYVLEEEEEPAVEPPTFPIGEGEEPEPFREQQPEEEF